A window of the Amycolatopsis solani genome harbors these coding sequences:
- a CDS encoding TNT domain-containing protein: MTEPSEAGGDDLDTGPVRLPGLPEDAPTPPSGSPAAWPHAVSPLLPPFPLPPAPPMPAAPPPPVSPAPLAPAPVSPAPVPPLGSPRTERESVVALFLVHMFPIGHLPIAMDKPARQLPLPDDDPEGFGPNDHPDARLIFDDQALTNVTAGFRRSPTARSRPVPRHLTEGYVPYAHATQAVWIRRFVVGHSDLGPEYAWPPGDHYPEGSVDHGEPVMVPMNTVLDRFGPAYGRVFFADGTPFAERSLPPGMLDAEYRRYVVVRAVPMWRSETANWFGQVGGGTRYRALLAADELVTLGYLAEAKGEED, encoded by the coding sequence GTGACGGAGCCTTCCGAGGCGGGCGGGGACGACCTCGACACGGGGCCGGTGCGACTGCCTGGGCTGCCCGAGGACGCCCCGACGCCGCCTTCGGGCAGTCCGGCGGCGTGGCCGCACGCCGTGTCGCCGCTGCTGCCGCCGTTCCCGCTGCCCCCGGCCCCGCCGATGCCCGCGGCCCCGCCGCCCCCGGTCTCGCCGGCGCCGCTCGCTCCCGCGCCGGTTTCGCCGGCGCCGGTGCCGCCGCTGGGTTCGCCGCGCACCGAGCGGGAAAGCGTTGTCGCGTTGTTCCTGGTGCACATGTTCCCGATCGGGCACCTGCCGATCGCCATGGACAAGCCGGCGCGGCAGCTGCCCTTGCCGGACGACGACCCGGAGGGCTTCGGCCCCAACGACCACCCGGACGCCCGGCTGATCTTCGACGACCAGGCGCTCACCAACGTGACCGCGGGCTTCCGCCGGTCGCCGACCGCCCGGTCGCGGCCGGTGCCGCGGCACCTGACCGAGGGCTACGTGCCCTACGCCCACGCGACGCAGGCGGTGTGGATCCGCCGGTTCGTCGTCGGGCACAGCGACCTCGGGCCCGAATACGCGTGGCCGCCGGGCGACCACTACCCGGAGGGCAGTGTCGACCACGGCGAGCCGGTGATGGTCCCGATGAACACCGTGCTCGACCGCTTCGGCCCGGCGTACGGGCGCGTGTTCTTCGCCGACGGCACGCCGTTCGCGGAACGCTCGCTGCCGCCCGGGATGCTGGACGCCGAGTACCGCCGGTACGTCGTGGTGCGCGCGGTGCCGATGTGGCGCTCGGAAACGGCGAACTGGTTCGGGCAGGTCGGCGGGGGTACCCGGTACCGTGCCCTGCTGGCCGCGGACGAACTCGTGACCCTCGGCTACCTCGCCGAGGCCAAGGGGGAAGAGGATTGA
- a CDS encoding hydroxymethylglutaryl-CoA lyase: MGTRELGLPERVPAAGELPERVTIWEVGPRDGLQNEKTIVPVEVKLEFLDRLAGAGLTTLEATSFVHPKWVPQLADAEQLLAGLDRREGVRYPVLVPNEKGLNRALEAGVEHIAIFASATETFARKNLNSSLDEQFAMFEPVVTRAREAGLDVRGYLSMCFGDPWEGVVPAKQVADAGRRLLDMGCSQLSLGDTIGVATAGQVENLIGLFGDVGTLAVHFHDTYGQALANTLAALRCGVSTVDSSAGGLGGCPYAESATGNLATEDLVWMLNGLGVETGVDLDVLVAASSWMAGQLGRPSPSRVVNALS, encoded by the coding sequence ATGGGCACGCGTGAACTGGGCCTGCCCGAGCGGGTGCCCGCGGCGGGCGAGCTGCCGGAGCGGGTCACGATCTGGGAGGTCGGCCCGCGGGACGGGCTGCAGAACGAAAAGACGATCGTTCCCGTCGAGGTCAAGCTGGAGTTCCTCGACCGGCTCGCCGGTGCCGGGCTGACCACGCTGGAGGCGACCAGCTTCGTGCACCCCAAGTGGGTGCCGCAGCTCGCCGACGCCGAGCAGCTGCTGGCCGGGCTCGACCGCCGCGAAGGCGTCCGGTACCCGGTGCTCGTGCCGAACGAAAAAGGTCTGAACCGGGCGCTCGAAGCCGGTGTCGAGCACATCGCGATCTTCGCCAGCGCGACGGAGACGTTCGCACGCAAGAACCTCAACTCGTCGCTGGACGAGCAGTTCGCGATGTTCGAGCCGGTCGTCACGCGGGCCAGGGAAGCCGGGCTGGACGTGCGCGGGTACCTCTCGATGTGCTTCGGCGACCCGTGGGAGGGCGTCGTGCCGGCGAAGCAGGTCGCCGACGCCGGCCGCCGCCTGCTGGACATGGGGTGCTCGCAGCTGTCGCTGGGCGACACCATCGGCGTCGCGACGGCGGGCCAGGTCGAAAACCTGATCGGGCTGTTCGGCGATGTCGGTACTTTGGCCGTGCACTTCCACGACACCTACGGTCAGGCTCTCGCGAACACGCTGGCGGCGCTCCGATGTGGAGTGTCGACTGTGGACTCTTCGGCGGGCGGGCTGGGCGGCTGCCCGTACGCCGAGTCGGCCACCGGGAACCTGGCGACCGAAGATCTCGTGTGGATGTTGAACGGCCTCGGCGTGGAAACCGGTGTCGACCTCGACGTGCTGGTGGCGGCCAGTTCCTGGATGGCGGGGCAGCTCGGCCGCCCGAGCCCGTCCCGCGTGGTCAACGCGCTCAGCTGA
- a CDS encoding PH domain-containing protein yields MAYPDELLSEQEHVVVHSHPHFKMLIFPTLAFLVTLGAGIWLAILAKDAGSPWNTVGLIAIAVVALVLIVWLFLAPLVRWRTTHFIVTTDRLIAREGVLKRTGIDIPMGRINSVQFEHGLLDRVFGCGTLIIESASDEPLRFEDIPHVEKVHTVIYREVNDNPYDDYRPGAQQTTPLPPPGDGHPPRGERRR; encoded by the coding sequence GTGGCTTATCCGGACGAATTGCTCAGCGAGCAAGAGCACGTCGTGGTGCACAGTCACCCGCACTTCAAGATGCTGATCTTCCCGACGCTCGCGTTCCTGGTCACCCTGGGCGCCGGCATCTGGCTCGCGATCCTCGCGAAGGACGCCGGGTCGCCGTGGAACACGGTCGGGCTGATCGCCATCGCGGTCGTCGCGCTGGTGCTGATCGTGTGGCTGTTCCTGGCTCCGCTGGTGCGCTGGCGGACCACCCACTTCATCGTGACGACGGACCGCCTCATCGCGCGCGAAGGCGTGCTCAAGCGCACCGGCATCGACATCCCGATGGGCCGCATCAACAGCGTCCAGTTCGAGCACGGCCTGCTGGACCGGGTGTTCGGCTGCGGCACGCTGATCATCGAGTCCGCGTCGGACGAGCCGCTGCGGTTCGAGGACATCCCGCACGTGGAGAAGGTGCACACGGTCATCTACCGCGAGGTCAACGACAACCCGTACGACGACTACCGGCCGGGCGCGCAGCAGACCACGCCGCTGCCGCCACCGGGTGACGGGCACCCGCCCCGCGGCGAGCGACGTCGCTGA
- a CDS encoding biotin--[acetyl-CoA-carboxylase] ligase, with product MAEIDVVRLRDALQDRYAKIDVVERTGSTNADLRKAVEEGAPDRTVLLAEEQTAGVGRRARPWSSPKGAGLYLSIALRPGVPFAALGSLSIVAGLAVREAAASVGVDAVLKWPNDVLVNGAKCAGILAEAVAGPEPSIVLGIGLNVLPLGDVTPGPGGLPATSLAEQGATTTDRTDVAIALLTGFAGLEERWRLAGGDLTEAGLLGDYRAHCATLGQDVEVQLPDGTSLTGRAADIDAAGQLQVDMAGGQRHTVFAGDVVHVRPA from the coding sequence ATGGCTGAGATCGATGTCGTCCGGTTGCGAGACGCGCTCCAAGATCGGTACGCGAAGATCGACGTCGTCGAGCGAACCGGTTCCACCAATGCCGACCTGCGGAAAGCGGTCGAAGAAGGCGCTCCGGACCGGACCGTTCTGCTCGCCGAAGAGCAGACGGCGGGGGTCGGGCGCCGGGCGCGGCCGTGGAGCTCGCCGAAGGGTGCCGGGCTGTACCTGAGCATCGCGCTCCGGCCGGGCGTGCCGTTCGCCGCCCTCGGCTCGCTCTCCATCGTCGCCGGGCTCGCCGTGCGCGAGGCCGCCGCGTCCGTCGGGGTCGACGCCGTGCTGAAGTGGCCCAACGACGTCCTCGTCAACGGCGCCAAGTGCGCCGGCATCCTCGCCGAAGCCGTCGCCGGCCCCGAGCCGTCCATCGTGCTCGGCATCGGCCTCAACGTCCTGCCGCTCGGCGACGTCACGCCGGGGCCCGGCGGGCTGCCCGCGACGTCGCTCGCCGAGCAGGGGGCCACCACCACCGACCGCACCGACGTCGCCATCGCGCTGCTCACCGGGTTCGCCGGTCTGGAAGAGCGGTGGCGGCTGGCCGGCGGCGACCTCACCGAAGCCGGGCTGCTCGGCGACTACCGCGCCCACTGCGCGACCCTCGGCCAGGACGTCGAGGTCCAGCTGCCGGACGGGACGTCGCTGACCGGGCGCGCGGCCGACATCGACGCCGCCGGGCAGCTGCAGGTCGACATGGCGGGCGGGCAGCGGCACACCGTGTTCGCGGGTGACGTGGTGCACGTCCGCCCGGCCTGA
- a CDS encoding C40 family peptidase has product MTTKPSSWARGAALRGLVALPLVAGLVTAGWLLADRSPEPAPAPLPVARDVASGPSVLEVSAPVKAQEPGQGASGQGGKSPLQQWAEQLAGPLDIPADALIGYANGERALRKEAPSCHLSWVTLAGMGSAASDHGRAGGSLLGLSPAQTKKYGEDAPAAAGRALCAGGTDLGAGAGWWKAIAAYHPGGDSELFRQRVLGMAQLYATLSLDPAAANSPRVKATRFALGQLGLPYVWGGNGPDAGAAGFDCSGLTKASYDSAGVGLPRTADSQFRALPPVPASEEPRLGDLVFYGSPATRIHHVGLYLGNGLMINAPTEGQAIQIHTYHSKGDDYAGAGRPA; this is encoded by the coding sequence GTGACGACGAAGCCGAGTTCCTGGGCCCGTGGGGCAGCCCTGCGCGGCCTGGTCGCCCTGCCCCTCGTCGCGGGACTGGTGACGGCGGGCTGGCTGCTGGCCGACCGCTCGCCGGAACCCGCGCCGGCCCCGCTGCCCGTGGCGCGGGACGTGGCTTCGGGCCCGTCGGTCCTCGAGGTCAGCGCACCGGTGAAGGCGCAGGAACCGGGCCAGGGCGCGTCCGGACAGGGTGGCAAGAGTCCGCTGCAGCAGTGGGCCGAGCAGCTGGCCGGTCCCCTCGACATCCCCGCGGACGCCCTGATCGGCTACGCGAACGGCGAGCGCGCGCTGCGGAAGGAAGCCCCGTCCTGCCACCTCTCGTGGGTCACCCTCGCGGGCATGGGCTCGGCGGCGTCCGACCACGGCCGCGCCGGCGGGAGCCTGCTCGGGCTGTCCCCGGCGCAGACGAAGAAGTACGGCGAAGACGCGCCGGCCGCGGCCGGACGGGCGCTCTGCGCGGGCGGCACCGACCTCGGGGCCGGCGCGGGCTGGTGGAAGGCGATCGCGGCCTACCACCCGGGCGGCGACTCGGAGCTGTTCCGCCAGCGGGTCCTCGGCATGGCCCAGCTCTACGCGACGCTGTCGCTGGACCCGGCCGCGGCGAACTCGCCCCGGGTCAAGGCGACCCGCTTCGCACTCGGCCAGCTCGGCCTCCCCTACGTCTGGGGCGGCAACGGGCCGGACGCGGGCGCGGCGGGCTTCGACTGCTCCGGCCTGACGAAGGCGTCCTACGACAGCGCGGGCGTGGGCCTGCCGCGGACGGCGGACAGCCAGTTCCGCGCGCTCCCGCCGGTGCCGGCCTCGGAGGAGCCGCGCCTGGGTGACCTCGTGTTCTACGGCAGCCCGGCGACGCGCATCCACCACGTCGGCCTGTACCTGGGCAACGGCCTGATGATCAACGCGCCGACCGAGGGCCAGGCCATCCAGATCCACACGTACCACTCGAAGGGCGACGACTACGCGGGCGCGGGCCGCCCGGCCTGA